TAACTTGGTATAAAGCACATTCGCTTTCGCGCAAATCAGTTCTTTCTTTAATAAAAAATGTTTCACAGTCTAAAAAATCATTCTCTAAACTATATTGAACCTTTTCTGATTCAATAATTATTGCATTTGCTCCGATATAAAAAGTCCAGTAGATCCGATAAATTACGTCACTGTACTCTCTTTTTTTACAATAAGTTTTAAGTTGGTCTTCTATATCTTTAGGATTATACTTTAGAAGTTTAAGTAAAAACTTAAAATCATCTGAAAAATTGTCATTTATTTTTTGCATTTCAGAAGAGTTAATATCTCTATTTTCTATAAATTCTATGACTCCAGCTAAGATTTTTTTTCTAAATTCTAAAATAGATTTAGAATTCTCCAAAGACTTATTGTAGTATATAGCAGGGACTTGACCTTCAGTATAAACATCAATCGTTAATAAAGTTTTATCCAATTGTTTATGGAACTTGTCGATTGAGGTGGAAATTTGATCTGAGAAGGTCTCGGATCGCTTAAGAAAGTACTGAATTTGTTTTTGCTCACCATATGTGTGTGGATTACCCAAAAGTGCGGACAGAGGAAAAATAAACTCTTTCTTTGCCGTCCGTAACATAATCAAGTAGTGGTTTAGGATAGAAATATATTTTTGAGCTTGTGCCTCAACACTTGATGCTAAACTTCCACTGCAATAGTCTTTTAACAGTTTTTTATTTTTTTTTAAGTTATTCTGATGTAACTGTAATTTTTGAGAAACTTTTTCGTTAATAGTTCCAAAATGTACGAGAAGGGATTGTAGTAAGTTCTTGCAAAAACTAAATAACTGATCTTGAGATTCAGATATGCTTTTTAATTGGTAAATATCTTTAAAAGAATTTGAAAATACAGCTTTTTGCCTAAGAAGTAGCAAAATATATTTAGTTTCAGGTTTATCTTTTCCAAGAAAGGCTATTAAAGCGGCAGGATTGTCTAATCTTTTTTCTTCGTTTTTGTTAGGGTCAAATTGTATCAATTTTGCCAAATCGGTTAATACATTTTCAACAACTTCTAACGATTTGTTTTTATCGTCTTTTACTTTTTCATTTATTAAAATTAAAATAATTAAGTTTATTACTTGCCCAATTGTTTGATTAGACAAGGTTTTTGGATCCAAGGTAAAAAGCTTAGAATCTTTTAATAACTTAAAAATTTCTTCTAAAACTTTTTTTACAAGATTTCGTTGAGTTTCATCCGATAAGGAAATTTTTTTATCAGTTAATGTGGCAGTTGTTGATGTTTTAGTTTCTTGAATCTTTTTTTGGTAATTATTTTGTTCAATTGAAGGAGAAGGGTTACGAGGTTGAGTAACATTATCCCCTGTTTTAACGTTTATATTATTAGAAATCATAAAATTCTTTTTTTAATTTTTATGACCCATAATAAATTAATTGTTTAAAGATTTAGTAAATAAAAAATAAATTTACGAACTGAATAGGGAAAGTTTGAACCTCCCAATTTGGAGGTTATACCATGTTTCAAGTCCTATGTGTTGTCCAAATATAATTCGAACCCTGAAGAATATGTGGTCAGCTATCAAACCTTCTTAAGATTTATTTTGAGGCTAATAAGAAATTTATTTTTGATTAAAAAAATAGATATGAAAAAACGCCCCAGATTGTTATCTCTGATGTTCATTCTAAAAAACTACAGGAGATAACAATGGAGCGCACTTCATATTCTACGTATTTTATTGGAAAAGGAAAAGAATATTCTTTTGAATTTAAACTCGATGCTGTATTTGCAGCTCAAGAAATTGGCATAAAACCGACTTCAAGAAAATTTAAAGTGGCGCCAAATACCGTGAGAGCTTGGTTAAGAAAGTTTAAAGCCCATGGAAAAAAGGGACTTGAAGACTGTAGAAAAGGACCTAATTTTATCCCTAATAAGATTTCTAAAGAAGAAGAAGAGCAAATTATAAGTATTCGTAAGCGATCACCTTGTTTTGGTCCTTTAAGAATAAAACATTTTTATCCGTTCATTAGATGTTCTTTAGGAGCAATTCAAAGAGTAATACGTTCTCACGGGTTAACTAAGAAAAGAAAAAGAGTGTACCAAAAGAGAAGAGATTTGAGGGAAGTTAAGGCAAAACGAGCTTCTATGACACATTTACAAATGGATGTAAAGCATTTAAGGGATATTCCTAATTATTGGGAACAAATGGATGTTTTGAACTTACCAAAATACCAATATACTATTCGAGACACTAAATCTGGAATGTTATACCTAGGATTTTCTAATGAGCTCTCAGAATTAAACGCACGAACAATGGTAGATTATGTATTATCT
This DNA window, taken from Candidatus Rubidus massiliensis, encodes the following:
- a CDS encoding Transposase is translated as MERTSYSTYFIGKGKEYSFEFKLDAVFAAQEIGIKPTSRKFKVAPNTVRAWLRKFKAHGKKGLEDCRKGPNFIPNKISKEEEEQIISIRKRSPCFGPLRIKHFYPFIRCSLGAIQRVIRSHGLTKKRKRVYQKRRDLREVKAKRASMTHLQMDVKHLRDIPNYWEQMDVLNLPKYQYTIRDTKSGMLYLGFSNELSELNARTMVDYVLSKITPFIKLEHQQIIIQTDNGSEFSGLARKIETAPFRQMIEKIHKAKHVYIRPGHCNAQADVESSHELIETEFYDLAKFANRENFLSQVESYRLYFNLRRPNFYKGKRTPAEICISDWNTNISYHLSLIKTIDLDKVSLFSYQKVQTIPNLAGKRTPAEICINDWNTNVSYHLSLIKTIDLDKVSLFSYQTIPNLAEK